From the genome of Bacteroidales bacterium:
AAGTGTTTAAATCTTTTTTAAGGAGCGACTAATTAATGATTTGAAAATAAAGGAAAGAGAATTAACTTCAATGACAATGCATATCGCTACTAAAAATGAAACTTTACAAGAAATAGGAAAGCATATTAATCAATTTACAACATCAAATCCAGATATTTCGAAAGATGCTTCTTTAAGAAAAATAACAGGCATTATAAAAATGAATGCTAGCGATGAAGTGGTTTGGAAAAATTATTTCTATCATTTTGAGCAAGTTTATCCAGGCTTTTTTAAAAGCTTAACGGCTGCTCATCCTGAATTAACACGTAGCGAAGAGAAACTTTGTGCATATATTATTATCAATATTAGCAACAAAGAAATAGCCCATGTAATGGGCATTTCTGAGGCTAGTGTAAAAATCAAAAAGAATAGATTAGCAAAGAAAATCAAAATAGACTCTGCTTCAGATTTGAACTCATATTTAAGAAATTTTGCAGGTTAAGATTTTAGAAATCTTAAACCTCGTGTTCTTCCTCTTTAAAAACAACACCAAAAGGCTTTAATCCTTCTAATATTGGAGTGTAATATTCTTTTTTCACTGGAGTTTGCACGCCTTTACCTGAGATTTTTCCAGTTAAATATGATTCAATGCACAATGCCATTGGCATTCCAACAGTAATAGCCATTGCTGTATGTACAGGGTCGGTGCCAATTATCCCCATTGAAGAAGTACGTTTGAATTTTTTGTTATTTAATTCATAATGGAATATGTGTTGCATAACTAAAAGATCAAGGTCTTTTTCTCCAAGTTGCCATTTAGGTTCAATTATGCTTTGTAAAATTTGTGCAGGGGTTTTTGCTCCTTTTTTTATTGGTGTTTCTTCAAAAAGACCTAACCATTCCATTCTTTTGAAAATATTTCCGTTTCGGTCTATTTTTAAGTATTCACAGAAATTATCTTCAATGCTTTTGTTTTTATTTTCAGGTAAAAAAGCCGCAATAAAGCTTCTATTTGTTAGATTATTTAATTCATTTAATTCGTATGTGTCATCAGTTACGCCTAATTGAACAAAGCAATTCCATGCAGCACAATAACCCGGGCGACGCATAGAACCTCTAAGGATTGTTTCAACATCTTGAAGCCCATAAATTTCTCTATATTTCAAAGAATCTCTATTTGCATAGATTTCAAAATCTCCAAATCCGTCCATGCTTGTTTTGGTTATGCGTTCAAAGAGCCTGCTATACGGAATGTATTTGTATTTGCCATTTTCCATGAATTGTGCTCCAGCTTGACCCGCTAAAATCACATTTCGTGCATTCCAAGTGAATTTGTAGTTCCATGGATTGTTGTCAAATTCAGGAGCAATTAGTCCACCACAGTATGACTCAAATCCGGTTATTTTTCCACCAGCTTCTTTTATCTCATCAATTGTTTTCATTGCAGACATGTGGTCTATTCCGGGGTCAACGCCACATTCATTGAAGAAAAGCAAATTCTTTTCTTTAGCTTCTTTGTCATAAGAACGCATTTCTGGAGAAACGTAAGATGCTGTAAATAAGCTTTTTGAAAATTGTAAGCATTTTTTTCCAACAATAGGATGGAAAATAGCAGGAAGCATGCTCACAACTATATCATTTTGTTGTATCAAATTATCTACGTCCTTATCTTCTTTTATATTAAAGCTTGCAGCTTTTGCATTTGGATGATTAGCAATTTTTTTCTCAGCTAATTTAATGTCTATATCTGCAACTGTTAAGAACCAATTATTTGCTGTGCTTTTTTCAAGCAGATATTTTATAAGTGTTGAAGCAGACATCCCTGCACCTAGAATAAGTATTTTTTTCATATTGATTTGTTTTTATAGATTTTTTTACGGTTCACAAAGATACTTAAATTTTATGAAACTTTTTTACCAGAAAATTTTAAAATAAAAAAAGCCGAACTATATAGCCCGGCTTAAATTATTTTGAAACAAATTTACTTTTTAAATTTTTTTAGAATGTTAGAAGGAATTGCTTTTTTATGTACTAAAATATCAGTGGTTTTTAGCATAACGAAAGGAGTAGAAGCATAAAAATAACCATCATATTTACCTACAGCATCCCAGCTATTTTTAACTTTATAATATTCATTTCCGTTTTGGTCTTTAGCAATGCCGACAATAAGCATTCCGTGGTCGTCGGTTGTAGAATAATTATCAAAATCAATTTGACGTGATTCTTGGGTAACTTCAATTTCTTTCATTGGGCTATCAAAAGAATATAGTTGTGCAGATTTTTCTTTTGCAGTTAGTTTTTCCCATTTTTCGCGTTCAGTTCCACTAAGGTCTGTTCTTTTTACGTCTGGCAATACAGCTACGCCATTTGTCCAGCTAAAGCCTTTATCAGAAACATCACTTGCCCAACCAACAGTATAGTCGTTGTTAATAGCATTTTTAATTATATCCATCATTTCATTGAGCGGAACATTCCAAGACATGTCGTGGCTCCAATTGTCTGGCACTTCAAGAATAAATGGTTCGTAAAATGGATGATGAGTGAAAGAAGAAATTTCAATATAATCATCTAAATTAAGACCAAGCATTTTTTGGAATGACATAGGAGTGTATTTTTTTCCTTCATATTCAAATTCAGTTGGCTCTGGTCCAAGATATGTGTCTAAAATAGCAATAAAGCCTTTTTTCCAAGCACTTGTTGGTTTGCTAGTTTTTACAATGGCTTCCATATAGGATTTTAAAACAGCATCTAATTCTCCATGTTCAAATTTTTCTGTTCCATAATTTAATCCTTTATAAGCAGATTCTGGAACTATACCATGTTTTTTCATAACATTTGTTACATCATGAAAAGCACCACCAGCACTAAAATTTATGCTTCCATGAAATCTAAAATATCGTTCGGCTTTGTCTATGTATGTGTGTCTTACAATAAATGCTTCTGATAAATCAAATTCGCCTTTTCCCATACGTAGTAATTCAGCTTCGTAAAATCCTAATGCAGCAAAGCTCCAGCAGGTGCCAGAACGATATTGGTCTTTTACTGATGTTGTTTTTACGATTTTAACATCTTCAAATTTATATCCTTCTTGAGCAAATGAAAATACTACAAAAAGAAAAAATAGGCTAATTAATGCAAAAATGTTCTTCATAATACTTAGGTTTTTTTATTTATTAGGGTGCAAAATTATAAAAATATTTCTCTTTTCTCTAAAAAAATAAGAATTGTTAAAATAATACAGAGTTGTTTACTTTTTTTTCATATATAAACACTAGCTTTTATTGTTGATAAAATTTAAGAATTTTAATCATATTTATTTTAAAATATGGTTTTTTTGCATTAATTTCGTTGAAATTTTATTATGCAGTTTAAAGACGTACCAGGAAATATAAAAATTATAAACAGGCTTATAGAATCTGCTGAAAAAGGGCGAATTGCACATGCGCAAATGATTATTGGTTCGCAAGGTTGTGGAAAGTTGATTTTAGCATTAGCCTACGCTCAGTTTTTAAATTGTTCAAATAAAGTTTATTATAACGATGGAGAAATAAAAGCTGATAGCTGTGGAGAATGCAGTTCCTGTAAGAAATTTGAGTCTTTGCAGCATCCCGATTTGCATTTTTTATTTCCGATTGTGAATAAAAACAAAAAAGAATTAAGCCTTGATTTTATTACGGAGTGGAGAGAATATTTGGAGAAAAAATCGGGAATTGTAGGTTTGAACTCATGGTATGATTTTATTCAAGTTGAAAACAGCCAAGGTTTTATTTCAGTTGATAATATTAATGATGTATTAAGCCGCTTGTATTTTAAAAATCTAGAGGCAAAAATAAAAGTTATAGTTATTTGGATGGCTGAAAAAATTCAATATAAAGCTGCTCCAAAACTATTGAAAACCCTTGAAGAACCAGCTGAAAACACACTTTTTTTACTCATTACAGAAAATGCAGATACAATTTTGCCAACTGTAATGTCGAGGATGCAGTCAATTCGTATGGAGACACCAAGTTTGCAGGATTGTTTTGTTTTTTTGAAAAATAATTTCTCTGATTTTTCTAATGATGACCTTTATAATGCGGTTTATAATAGCAATAGGGATTTAGATAAGGCAATTGATTATTTGCATAAAAAAAATGACTTGCTAAAAGTTAATAGTTTTTTTGTTGATTGGATGCGGGTGTGCTATACTCTTGATGGACATGCAATTCTTAATATATCGAAAAATTTTGCAGATATTGGTAGAGAAAAGCAAAAATATTATTTATCGGAATGTGCAATTAAAATTTTAAAAGCTTTTCATATTTCAAACGAAATTGGTGAAGAAAAATTTTTCGACCCAAAAGAAGAGGAATTTTTTAAAAACTTTTCAAAATATATTAAAAAAGAGGGTATTAATTCTATTTCGTATTATTTAGATGAAGCTATAAAGCAAATAGAGCGAAATGGGAATCCCAAATTGATTTTTAAAAATCTTAGTTTTGATGTTGGTCGCTTATTTAGAACTTAATTTATGTTTTTTATAATTCACACTTAAATTGTAAATTTGCATTTTATATTATTTATGAAAATTAACGAAAAAAGTATTCAAAATTTTATTGCACGAGGATTATATGTGAAAAGAGATGGCGATGTTCAAGATTTGGCTTTTTGCCTAGGAGCATGCAAAGTGTCGGCATATTCATCAATTTCAAATAATATTGATGTTGGATCTGCTTATAAAAATGAATTTGTAGAAGTTCGCTTTAAAAATAATCATAAGGATTTTTTTAAAATTCAATCTGATGTTACATTTAAAATAGGAGATGTTGTTGCTGTTGAAGTGGCTCAAGGACATGATATAGGAATAGTTTCGCTAGAAGGTCCTGAAGTTTTGAGGCAAATGAAACGCAAAGGAGTTAATCCCGATGATGAGCAAATAAAAAAAGTGTACCGAAAAGCAAAACAAGCAGATTTGGATAAATGGTATCAGGCTATTGAGCGTGAATATGAAACCATGAGCCGCACTTTGGCTATTATAGGTGATTTGAATTTGAACATGAAGCTCAATGATGTTGAGTTTCAGGGAGATGGATCAAAGGCTATTTTTTATTATACTGCTGAAGATAGAGTCGATTTTAGAGAATTGATAAAAATTTTAGCAGATGAATTTAAAATAAAAATAGAAATGCGCCAAATTGGAGCAAGGCAAGAATCTGGAAAACTTGGCGGAATTGGTATTTGTGGCAGAGAGCTTTGCTGTAGTTCTTTTATGCATCAATTTCAATCTGTAACAACTAATGCTGCTAGGGTGCAACAATTATCCCTTAATCCTCAAAAATTGGCAGGCTTATGTAATAAACTAAAATGCTGCCTAAACTATGAAGCACCTGTTTATCAGGAAATATTAAATTCTTTTCCAAATCAAAATATTGCATTAAAAACAAAAAAGGGAATAGCTTCGCATGTAAAAAGTGATATTTTTAAAAATTTAATGTGGTATTCTTATGAAAACACACCTTCAAGTTTAATGGCTGTTCCAATTGAAAATGTTAAAAAAGTTCAAGATATGAATGCAAAAGGTATAATACCAGATAATCTTGAGAGTTTTGCTTCAAGTCTTGAAAACAAAATGGAAGATGATAAATATTCTAAAGAAGATATTTCAAAATTGGCAGATTAATGAAAAGAAATTTTTATTTAATAGTTGTTGTGTTGTTTTTTGCATCTTGCACTAATCCATTGTATAATAAAATGAAAGAAATTTCTGATGCAAAATGGGATATGAATTGTCCTATGAAATTTGATGTAGAAGTTAATGATACAACTAAATTGTGGGACTTTTATGTTCTTATTCGCCATAATACTGATTATGCTTGGAGCAATCTCTATACTTTTGTAACAACAATTTCGCCAGATGACAGCATTAAAACTGATACTATTGAGTTTATATTATCATATCCTGATGGGAAATGGGTTGGAAAAGGATATGGAGATATTCTTTCAAATGAAATTTTGATAAGCAAAAACTTTGTTTTCCCTGAAAAAGGGTTATATACTTTTGAATTTCAACAGGGAATGCGAGATTCCATTTTGGTTGGCATATGTGATTTTGGAATACGTATAACTCCTTCAAAATAAAAAATATGAAAAGCATTAAAAACTTTGTTAAAAAAGTTAAAGGAGATGGAAATACTCCTTCTGAATATAAAAAACCAATACGAAAGATGTGGATAATTTTTTTCAGTATTGTAGTTTTTTGTGTTTTATTCTTTGCAGGAGTTTCTATTGGAATGTTAGGTCCAATACCATCTTTTGAGCAGCTTGAAAATCCAAGCAATAATTTAGCATCAGAGATTTATACTGCTGACCAAAAGCTATTAGGAAAATATTATATTGAAAATAGAACAAATGTTGAATATCAGCAATTATCTCCATACTTAGTCCAAGCTCTAATTGCAACAGAAGATATTCGCTTTGAAAAACATTCAGGCGTTGATGTGCGTGGCTTAATGCGTGTGATTGTTAAAACAATATTCGGAAGAGATAAAAGTAGTGGCGGCGGCAGCACTATTACTCAGCAATTAGCAAAGAATCTATATGAAAGACCAAAAGGCATTTCTAAATTAAAAGTAGTTTCAATTAAGTTTAGAGAATGGGTTACAGCTATAAAATTAGAAAGAAACTACACTAAAGAAGAAATCTTAGCAATGTATTTGAATACAGTTGATTTTGGAAGTCAATCTTTTGGAATTAAATCAGCAGCTAAAACTTATTTTGATAAAACTCCAGATTCGTTGAATATACAAGAATCAGCTATGCTTGTAGGTATGCTTAAAGCTCCTTCTAAATTCAATCCTATTAGAAATCCAGAAAATGCAAAGGGTAGGAGACTTGTTGTTTTATCGCAAATGCATAAATATAAATTTATAACCACAGAACAGCTGGATTCTTTAAAAGACCTGCCTTTAAATACAAATAAATTCAAATTGCAAGACCACAAGTCGGGTTATGCAACTTATTTTCGTGAATATTTGCGTAAAATAATGAATGAATCTGAGCCTAAGCGAAATAATTATATAAATGACGAAGAATATCAAATTGTAAAAGATCAGTGGGATAATAATGCTTTGTATGGCTGGTGCAATAAAAATAAAAAACCAGACGGTAGCAGATATAATTTATATACTGATGGGCTAAAAATATACACTACAATAGATTCTCGTATGCAAAGATATGCAGAAGAAGCTGTTTGTGACCACTTAAGTAAAACATTACAACCTCAATTTAACCGAGAAGTAAAACATGCTCGCTATCCTCCTTTTACAAGTTTATATAGAAAAGAAGACGTTGATAAACTTATGGATCAAGCTAAACGCAGGTCTGACAGGTATATTCAAATGAAAAATGATGGTTTTAGCCAAAAAGAAATTGACAAAGCTTTTAATACCAAAAGGTCAATGAGAATGTTTAGTTGGAATGGTGAATTTGATACAATTATGACACCTATGGATTCAATTAAATATTACAAATGGTTTTTGCATGCAGGTTTTATGGCTGTAGAGCCTCAAACAGGTTATGTAAAGGCTTATGTGGGTGGAATTAATTATAAATATTTTAAATTTGATCATGTTTGCTTAAGTCGTCGTCAAGTGGGCTCTACTTTTAAACCATTTGTTTATTCTGTAGCAATGGGCGATGGACAGTATTCGCCTTGTACGAAAATACCAATGATGCCTGTTACGATAGATCTTGGAAATGGTGATACATGGACACCAAAAAACTCTGGAAAAGTAAAGGAAGGAGAAATGGTAACTCTTCGATATGCTTTGGCAGGTTCTATAAATTGGGCTTCAGCATATTTAATTAAGCGTTCTTCGCCCGAAGCTGTGATTAGACTTGCTAGAAAAATGGGAATTACCAGCCCGATGCCAGCAGTTTATGCAATTGCTTTAGGAGTGGCTGAACTTACTGTTTATGAAATGGTTGGAGCACAAACAACCTATCCAAATAAAGGAATTTGGACAGAACCGATATTTGTAACGCGAATTGAAGATAAAGATGGCAATATTCTTGCAAACTTTGTTCCAAGAAGGCAGGAAGCTATGAGTGAAGAAACCGCTTATTTGATGCTAGAGCTTATGAAAGGTGTTGTGGATTTTGGAACATCTGGGAGATTAAGAACTGTTTATAATATTAAATATCCGATTGCTGGAAAAACTGGAACAACAGATGATAATAGCGATGGTTGGTTTATGGGACTTACTCCAGATTTAGTAGCTGGATGTTGGGTAGGAGCTGAAGATATGCAGGTTCATTTTATTAATACAGCTTTAGGGCAGGGTGCAAATATGGCTCTTCCTATCTGGGGAATTTTTATGAATAAAGTTTATGCCGATAAATCTATTAATATTTCTACAAAAGATTTTGAAAAGCCTTCAAAACCGCTAAGAGTTGAGATAGATTGCGAAAAGTATGATAAGGAACATCCAGAAGAAAGAAAATCAAATAAAAGTACTGGCGCTTTTCTATAAAGATAATTTAATAGATTTTTGAGATTTAACTTTAAACCTGACAGGTTTTAGAAACCTGTTAGGTTTGTACGTTGTTGTATGTTTATAACTAATTGATTATCAGTAATTTACGTCGCCATTTCGACAGGTTCAATGAGTGGTGGTTGTATAACTACCTGATAATCAATGATTTGTGCGGGCGACCGCGGGTGATAAGCAAAGCAAGCAGGCAAGACAGGCAGAGCGGCGGCGGCTTATAACTGTTTGTGTATCAGCGACTTACGCTGCTACGGACAAAACAACTAAGCAAGCCTGTCACCACGTAACTCTTTGATTATCAATAACTTATGAGGTAGCGAGCGAATAGCGAGCCCCAACTAAAAACTCAACACTAAGCACTAAAAACTATTTTATAACTCGCTGATTATCAACGCTTTACCTTCCCACTAATTTTTGATGGTACAAGCCAGCAGATATTATTGGAATATATGCGAATTCCTAACTAAAATATCTTTTGCAATATTTTTTACAATCGAAGAAGCATCCCAAATCATTTGAAAACTACTTGGAAATGGAGCAGGTCTGTTTTTTAGTTTCTTTTTTGTTGCCTCACTAAGCACATTTATATCGC
Proteins encoded in this window:
- a CDS encoding gliding motility lipoprotein GldH, which encodes MKRNFYLIVVVLFFASCTNPLYNKMKEISDAKWDMNCPMKFDVEVNDTTKLWDFYVLIRHNTDYAWSNLYTFVTTISPDDSIKTDTIEFILSYPDGKWVGKGYGDILSNEILISKNFVFPEKGLYTFEFQQGMRDSILVGICDFGIRITPSK
- a CDS encoding saccharopine dehydrogenase; the protein is MKKILILGAGMSASTLIKYLLEKSTANNWFLTVADIDIKLAEKKIANHPNAKAASFNIKEDKDVDNLIQQNDIVVSMLPAIFHPIVGKKCLQFSKSLFTASYVSPEMRSYDKEAKEKNLLFFNECGVDPGIDHMSAMKTIDEIKEAGGKITGFESYCGGLIAPEFDNNPWNYKFTWNARNVILAGQAGAQFMENGKYKYIPYSRLFERITKTSMDGFGDFEIYANRDSLKYREIYGLQDVETILRGSMRRPGYCAAWNCFVQLGVTDDTYELNELNNLTNRSFIAAFLPENKNKSIEDNFCEYLKIDRNGNIFKRMEWLGLFEETPIKKGAKTPAQILQSIIEPKWQLGEKDLDLLVMQHIFHYELNNKKFKRTSSMGIIGTDPVHTAMAITVGMPMALCIESYLTGKISGKGVQTPVKKEYYTPILEGLKPFGVVFKEEEHEV
- a CDS encoding aminopeptidase, with protein sequence MKNIFALISLFFLFVVFSFAQEGYKFEDVKIVKTTSVKDQYRSGTCWSFAALGFYEAELLRMGKGEFDLSEAFIVRHTYIDKAERYFRFHGSINFSAGGAFHDVTNVMKKHGIVPESAYKGLNYGTEKFEHGELDAVLKSYMEAIVKTSKPTSAWKKGFIAILDTYLGPEPTEFEYEGKKYTPMSFQKMLGLNLDDYIEISSFTHHPFYEPFILEVPDNWSHDMSWNVPLNEMMDIIKNAINNDYTVGWASDVSDKGFSWTNGVAVLPDVKRTDLSGTEREKWEKLTAKEKSAQLYSFDSPMKEIEVTQESRQIDFDNYSTTDDHGMLIVGIAKDQNGNEYYKVKNSWDAVGKYDGYFYASTPFVMLKTTDILVHKKAIPSNILKKFKK
- a CDS encoding penicillin-binding protein, which codes for MKSIKNFVKKVKGDGNTPSEYKKPIRKMWIIFFSIVVFCVLFFAGVSIGMLGPIPSFEQLENPSNNLASEIYTADQKLLGKYYIENRTNVEYQQLSPYLVQALIATEDIRFEKHSGVDVRGLMRVIVKTIFGRDKSSGGGSTITQQLAKNLYERPKGISKLKVVSIKFREWVTAIKLERNYTKEEILAMYLNTVDFGSQSFGIKSAAKTYFDKTPDSLNIQESAMLVGMLKAPSKFNPIRNPENAKGRRLVVLSQMHKYKFITTEQLDSLKDLPLNTNKFKLQDHKSGYATYFREYLRKIMNESEPKRNNYINDEEYQIVKDQWDNNALYGWCNKNKKPDGSRYNLYTDGLKIYTTIDSRMQRYAEEAVCDHLSKTLQPQFNREVKHARYPPFTSLYRKEDVDKLMDQAKRRSDRYIQMKNDGFSQKEIDKAFNTKRSMRMFSWNGEFDTIMTPMDSIKYYKWFLHAGFMAVEPQTGYVKAYVGGINYKYFKFDHVCLSRRQVGSTFKPFVYSVAMGDGQYSPCTKIPMMPVTIDLGNGDTWTPKNSGKVKEGEMVTLRYALAGSINWASAYLIKRSSPEAVIRLARKMGITSPMPAVYAIALGVAELTVYEMVGAQTTYPNKGIWTEPIFVTRIEDKDGNILANFVPRRQEAMSEETAYLMLELMKGVVDFGTSGRLRTVYNIKYPIAGKTGTTDDNSDGWFMGLTPDLVAGCWVGAEDMQVHFINTALGQGANMALPIWGIFMNKVYADKSINISTKDFEKPSKPLRVEIDCEKYDKEHPEERKSNKSTGAFL